Sequence from the Esox lucius isolate fEsoLuc1 chromosome 6, fEsoLuc1.pri, whole genome shotgun sequence genome:
CCCCGATTTCCAGCTTTAGTATTCAGTCGATATTGGGTACGACTTCCGAGAAGCCACGTTCCGCGGCGAAAGAGAGTTCCAAGGGATTGCATTTGGCGAGAAAGCGCTCGTTGTCGGTGTCTTCCGAAGAGGAGTGCAGCGGTGGGGAGGACTCCGCAGACTGTTTCTGCTCGATTCCCAGTCACAACGAGCCATGCAACCAACATCAACCACTTAATTTTTCATGTTTAGGTGAGTTGATTACTGTATGTGTTGTGGGTTGAACGTAATTATTTTTGCTTACATTGTGCTCGAATTTATTGTCCTCGATGGCATTTGGTTTTCGAAGCTTCTGAGTTAATCAGTTAAATTGCCTATATACTGCTTTATtccatgcatgttttttaacggtatattattgttattaatacGCATGAATCACGTGCTTTTGACACAGCTTCTGCTACTGGATTATAAAGAGGACCAAGAGATACCGTGCAATCCCCTTTCGCAAagacttattattattattatcgaAACAGTAGTAGTAGCCTACGCTGATGTTGTCATAATGGATCAACAATAGTGAAAATTAGACTAGGCCTAATGATAACAACACGTGCCCTTCCCTATTAATTATCAACATGCTTAAGATACTTGTTGCAGTTTAAGCTTATAAACTTTGAAAAGTCTGTTAGCATATTTGTGACTGCCTGTAGGCCTATCGGCTATCACTTCACAATATGTAATGGGTCGTATTACTGCTACATCACTGAACAGGGGAAAGGTCAACAAAATAACCGAATGTTCCCCCTCATTCCAAATTTAATCGAGTCTACGAGGCAAATTGATTCAACATGTTTCACAATGACTGCACTACATTTCGTCAATTGAGCGTTAAATGTAATCTGatttaattaatataatgtGCTAGGAATAGTATTAAATTGTCTATTTAAAAGGCCACTTACAACCTTTTATCAGTCGATGAATAAGTCAAAGTTCACACTTATTAAAACTCTTGTACCGAGTGTCAAATAATGTTCTTGTTTTAATAGCAATGTTCTCAAAACCCATGTAGGCTAACATAAAGCCTTTGAAAAATAAGCGTGGAACATTTGATACACACACTTTGATGATCTGATCTATGACAATAGAGTAAagcataaaatataaaatgtaatggatATATCGTGAAGGTAggctttcaaatgttttattttctcaggATATTGAGGAGGACATTGGTAAATGTGTTCCTTATTTACAATTTAAAGTGTTTAACGcacctattattattatttttaaaacaggtGCAACAAAGGGACTTATTTCTGCCCATGATGGGATTGCACGACGACCGCACTTGACACAGCCTCTGCTACAGGATTATAAAGAGGAGCAAGAGAGACCATGTATTCCAATATCGCCTGTTTccgaggagagacagacagacggtgcAGACAAGCAAAACTCGTCCAAGAAGAAGACTCGTACGGTTTTCTCCCGGAGTCAGGTGTACCAGCTCGAGTCTACTTTTGATATGAAGAGGTATTTGAGCAGCTCCGAGCGAGCCTGCTTGGCATCCAGTCTACAGCTAACAGAAACTCAGGTGAAGACGTGGTTTCAGAACCGCAGGAACAAATGGAAGCGACAACTGTCGGCAGAACTTGAGGCTGCCAACATGGCACACGCCTCTGCACAGACATTGGTCGGAATGCCACTCGTTTTTCGAGATAGCTCCCTGCTCCGGGTACCAGTTCCAAGATCTATTGCTTTCCCAACACCGCTATACTATCCTGGCAGCAGCCTTCCAGGGTTACCATTGTACAATCTGTATAACAAGATTGAATATTGATCCAATGCCTGGTGATGACAGTTCACAAAAATAACATGTTGTACACACTACAGTACATTCTTACAAATGTCTGGCATAACTCAGTCATGTCTATTATAtcactttatttgaaaatatatatttcttataaTACAGCCATTGTATGTTTAACAAGAAAGCAAAAGGCTTCtctaaatgtataaaatacaccatgtgtataatagcctaattatttTTTACCTTAATTTTGCGTTCTTTTCCCCCATTTAACAAGTTGTACTGGGGGAATTTACCTGCAATACAGACGCAATCAAGTGAACGAATGCTTCCTAAATATTTCTGGATGCATTAAAAAATCGTTTTCAGTTGAATATGGTTATGAAATATTGAGGTCCAACTAGCTTACGTTCATCTGTTAAGATACTGGAAGAAATTGAGCGTACACATTTGGGGAACTGCAAACGCGTTTCTTCCATTTGGGGAACAGT
This genomic interval carries:
- the hmx2 gene encoding homeobox protein HMX2, whose amino-acid sequence is MSTTEDSGSKCASAPISSFSIQSILGTTSEKPRSAAKESSKGLHLARKRSLSVSSEEECSGGEDSADCFCSIPSHNEPCNQHQPLNFSCLGATKGLISAHDGIARRPHLTQPLLQDYKEEQERPCIPISPVSEERQTDGADKQNSSKKKTRTVFSRSQVYQLESTFDMKRYLSSSERACLASSLQLTETQVKTWFQNRRNKWKRQLSAELEAANMAHASAQTLVGMPLVFRDSSLLRVPVPRSIAFPTPLYYPGSSLPGLPLYNLYNKIEY